The proteins below are encoded in one region of uncultured Eubacteriales bacterium:
- the oppF gene encoding oligopeptide transporter subunit; ATP-binding component of ABC superfamily (Evidence 2a : Function of homologous gene experimentally demonstrated in an other organism; Product type t : transporter), with protein MLTVTDLSTRFGAYAVTEGLSFTVEPGSTTCLIGESGCGKTVTLLSLLGLSRGTVSGSVALEGRELLGLSPRAWRRVRGREISMIFQEPQSALNPVMTVGRGLCELIAAHRPMGAALLRREAEGLMAAVGLPGPSTLFDRYPHELSGGMRQRVLIAGALAHSPRLVLADEPTSALDMTIRAQIIDLFGRLKRERSCSFLIATHDLALVRRLADRVLVMYAGELVEQGEAAEVLSTPRHPYTRALLAAAREEGPLSLLEGEPPSPAAFPTGCRFHPRCPDSLPACALARPAMEGGSDHMWRCPLKISASAISCPESKS; from the coding sequence ATGCTGACGGTCACCGATTTATCCACCCGTTTCGGAGCCTATGCGGTCACGGAGGGGCTGAGTTTCACCGTGGAGCCGGGGTCCACCACCTGCCTGATCGGCGAATCGGGCTGCGGCAAGACGGTTACCTTACTCTCTTTGCTGGGCCTTTCAAGGGGGACGGTAAGCGGCAGCGTCGCCCTGGAGGGGCGCGAGCTGCTGGGTCTCTCTCCCAGGGCGTGGCGGCGGGTGCGGGGGCGGGAGATCTCCATGATCTTTCAGGAGCCGCAGAGCGCGCTCAACCCAGTGATGACGGTGGGGCGCGGGCTGTGTGAGCTCATCGCCGCTCACCGCCCCATGGGTGCCGCCCTCCTCCGGCGGGAGGCCGAGGGGCTGATGGCCGCAGTGGGCCTCCCCGGGCCTTCGACCCTTTTTGACCGCTATCCCCATGAGCTCTCCGGCGGTATGCGCCAGCGGGTGCTCATTGCCGGGGCGCTGGCCCACAGCCCCAGGCTGGTGCTGGCCGACGAGCCCACCTCCGCCCTGGATATGACCATTCGGGCGCAGATCATCGACCTCTTCGGACGGCTGAAGCGGGAGCGCTCGTGCTCCTTCCTCATCGCCACCCACGACCTGGCCCTGGTGCGCCGACTGGCGGACCGGGTGCTGGTGATGTACGCCGGGGAGCTGGTGGAGCAGGGAGAGGCGGCCGAGGTGCTCTCCACTCCCCGCCACCCCTATACCCGTGCCCTGCTGGCCGCGGCCCGGGAGGAGGGGCCTCTCTCCCTGCTGGAGGGGGAGCCTCCGTCTCCAGCCGCCTTCCCGACCGGCTGCCGTTTTCACCCCCGCTGCCCCGACAGCTTGCCCGCATGCGCGCTGGCCCGCCCCGCGATGGAGGGTGGGAGTGACCATATGTGGCGCTGCCCCCTGAAAATTTCGGCAAGTGCCATATCCTGTCCAGAGAGCAAGTCATAA